The DNA window CTCAACCGCCTCGCGGGAGTTCCAGACGTGGCCCATGTACGAACGTCCGGATTTGGAGCAGAACTGTCTGCCTCCAGGAGATCAGCGAGATTGGCTTCCGCAGTGGCACGCTCGGCCATAATCGAAGACGCTCATCACGATCCTGCGCCTTCGGCATCTTGATCTCATTGCATATCCACCGGTCAGAAAAGCTGGCAAAATTGGGGAAGCGACTGGCAAGCGGGCCACATCAAGTCAGTTTCGACATTCTCAGTCTCAACGCGTTGCTGATCACGGAAACCGAACTGAAGCTCATCGCGGCCGCGGCGATCATCGGATTGAGCAACAGTTCGTTGTTGATTGGATACAGGATGCCGGCCGCGATGGGGACTCCCAGTGCATTGTAGATCAGAGCAAAGAACAGGTTCTGGCGAATGTTTCGCATCGTAGCCCGACTCAGCTTCACGGCTTTGACGATGCCCCGCAGATCTCCCTTCACCAGGGTCACTCCGGCCGATTCTATCGCGACGTCGGTGCCGGTCCCCATGGCGATGCCGACGTTCGCTTCCGCCAGAGCAGGGGCATCGTTGATGCCGTCGCCGGCCATGGCGACCATGCGGCCCTCGTTTTTCAGCGTGCGAATCCGATCGTGCTTCTCTTCCGGGACCACACCCGCGTGGACTTCATCGATCCCGAGCTTATCGGCGACAGTCGCCGCGGTGTTCCTGTTGTCTCCGGTCAGCATGATGATTCGCAGCCCCAGTCCGTGCAGCGTCCGAACGGCTTCCGCAGTCGACTCCTTGATCGGGTCGGAAACCGCCAGCAGCCCGGCGAGTGTCCCGTCGATGCCGACGTACATCACCGTGCGTCCTTCTTTCTGGAGTTCTTCCACTTGCGTGGAAAGAGCATCAACGTCAGGGAATCCGCGGTCGGCCAGCAGCCCGCGTTTCCCGATGATGACAGCTCGCCCAGCGACGGTGCCGTGAACTCCGCCTCCGGTGATGGAATCAAACTCTTCGACCGATGGCAAACTGAGTTCTCGATCGCGAGCCCCGGCGACAATCGCCGCGGCTAACGGATGTTCGCTCTGCTCTTCCAGCGCCGCGGCCAGCAGCAGGAGATCTGTTTCGTTGAAGTCGCCGTGCGGTACGGTTTCGGTCAGCTTCGGTTTTCCCTCCGTCAGGGTTCCCGTTTTGTCGACGACCAGCGTGTCGATCTTTTCCAGCGTTTCGAGGACCTCGGCATCCTTGATGAGCACGCCTTCTTTCGCGCCACGCCCGACGCCCACCATAATCGACATTGGTGTCGCCAGTCCGAGGGCACACGGACAGGCGATGATGAGAACCGCGATCGCATTCACAAAGGCCCAGGCCAGCGCGGGCTGTTCTGGTTGCAGAATCCCCCAGACGGCGAAGGTGACGATCGCGATCAGTACCACAGCCGGGACGAAATAGCCGGCTACGGTATCGGCGACTTTCTGAATCGGGGCTCGACTCCGTTGAGCATCGGCGACCAGATTCACAATTTGTGAGAGAACGGTATCCTCACCGACTTTCTCGGCTTCCATCACGAAGGCTCCGGTCTGATTCACCGTGCCGCCGATGACCGATGTACCGGGCTCTTTCTGCACCGCCATCGGCTCTCCGGTAATCATCGACTCATCGACCGCGCTTCGTCCCTCCCTCACCGTTCCGTCGACCGGAATCTTCTCGCCGGGACGGACACGCAACCGATCTCCCGTCTGCACCTCATCGAGCGGGACTTCCTGTTCCTGACCGTCTTTCAGTAATCTCGCGGTCGGGGGAGCAAGAGAGAGTAACTCTCGGATCGCGCTACTGGTTCGTCGCCTAGCT is part of the Rubinisphaera margarita genome and encodes:
- a CDS encoding heavy metal translocating P-type ATPase; the protein is MPVDPICGMNVPADTDLKLEQGDEVFYFCSPHCLEKFRRSSNDTTEAVPDKKSCCHHGESVSLDAKSQPARSSAAYYCPMCPGVESDKPGDCPRCGMALEPTAPARPKPGPIIYTCPMHPQVEEQGPGSCPICGMDLEPKSLPVENEQGDAELRQMTLRFWVATALTVPIFLLAMLPMVGVPIDRWLGSRAHVWLQLILSTPVVLWAGWTFFVRGWRSILTWNLNMFTLIAIGTGAAYLYSVIAILFPDIIPESFKHHGQAEVYFEAAAVIITLVLLGQVLEIRARRRTSSAIRELLSLAPPTARLLKDGQEQEVPLDEVQTGDRLRVRPGEKIPVDGTVREGRSAVDESMITGEPMAVQKEPGTSVIGGTVNQTGAFVMEAEKVGEDTVLSQIVNLVADAQRSRAPIQKVADTVAGYFVPAVVLIAIVTFAVWGILQPEQPALAWAFVNAIAVLIIACPCALGLATPMSIMVGVGRGAKEGVLIKDAEVLETLEKIDTLVVDKTGTLTEGKPKLTETVPHGDFNETDLLLLAAALEEQSEHPLAAAIVAGARDRELSLPSVEEFDSITGGGVHGTVAGRAVIIGKRGLLADRGFPDVDALSTQVEELQKEGRTVMYVGIDGTLAGLLAVSDPIKESTAEAVRTLHGLGLRIIMLTGDNRNTAATVADKLGIDEVHAGVVPEEKHDRIRTLKNEGRMVAMAGDGINDAPALAEANVGIAMGTGTDVAIESAGVTLVKGDLRGIVKAVKLSRATMRNIRQNLFFALIYNALGVPIAAGILYPINNELLLNPMIAAAAMSFSSVSVISNALRLRMSKLT